The following coding sequences lie in one Isoptericola variabilis 225 genomic window:
- the treS gene encoding maltose alpha-D-glucosyltransferase produces the protein MSTEPISVPRPITRQIPVQALPPRRQPELPPLERPGLSDDPDWYRKAVFYEVMVRSFSDSDGTGSGDLRGIIERLDYLQWLGVDALWLPPFYPSPMRDGGYDVADYTAIASQYGSLQDFTELIEESHARGMRVVIDLVMNHTSDQHPWFQASRSDPEGPYGDFYVWSDDDKRYQDARIIFVDTETSNWTFDPVRRQYFWHRFFSHQPDLNFENPRVADAMLDVARFWLQIGVDGFRLDAVPYLFEAEGTNCENLPETHAFLRRVRRMIDTEFPGRIMLAEANQWPQDVVHYFGTEDEPECHMCFHFPVMPRIFYAIRDQRATQVLDILADTPDIPASGGQWSTFLRNHDELTLEMVSTEERAAMYGWYAHDPRMRANIGIRRRLAPLLDNSRKEIELAHALLLSLPGSPCLYYGDEIGMGDNIWLPDRDAVRTPMQWTPDRNAGFSTADPGKLYLPLIQSLVHHYNHTNVEAQLAQPTSLLHWVHGMLGIRKLHPAFGTGNFVARPCDDDAILAFTRASAEEVLLVTANLSATARSATITLPGFEGWSLTDLFGGGRFPAVGHDARVTMTWGSREFYWLLLTPPSHGHRGGEG, from the coding sequence ATGAGCACGGAGCCGATCAGCGTCCCGCGGCCGATCACCCGGCAGATCCCCGTCCAGGCGCTCCCCCCGCGGCGTCAGCCGGAGCTGCCGCCGCTCGAGCGCCCGGGCCTGTCCGACGACCCCGACTGGTACCGCAAGGCCGTGTTCTACGAGGTCATGGTCCGGTCGTTCTCGGACTCGGACGGCACGGGCAGCGGCGACCTGCGCGGCATCATCGAGCGCCTCGACTACCTGCAGTGGCTCGGGGTCGACGCGCTCTGGCTGCCGCCGTTCTACCCGTCGCCGATGCGCGACGGCGGGTACGACGTCGCGGACTACACCGCGATCGCGTCGCAGTACGGCAGCCTGCAGGACTTCACCGAGCTCATCGAGGAGTCCCACGCCCGCGGCATGCGCGTGGTCATCGACCTCGTCATGAACCACACGAGCGACCAGCACCCGTGGTTCCAGGCGTCGCGCAGCGACCCGGAAGGCCCGTACGGCGACTTCTACGTGTGGTCGGACGACGACAAGCGCTACCAGGACGCGCGCATCATCTTCGTCGACACGGAGACGTCGAACTGGACGTTCGACCCGGTGCGCCGGCAGTACTTCTGGCACCGGTTCTTCAGCCACCAGCCGGACCTCAACTTCGAGAACCCCCGCGTGGCCGACGCGATGCTCGACGTCGCGCGGTTCTGGCTGCAGATCGGCGTCGACGGCTTCCGGCTCGACGCGGTGCCCTACCTGTTCGAGGCCGAGGGCACCAACTGCGAGAACCTGCCCGAGACCCACGCGTTCCTGCGCCGCGTGCGGCGCATGATCGACACCGAGTTCCCGGGCCGCATCATGCTCGCCGAGGCGAACCAGTGGCCGCAGGACGTGGTGCACTACTTCGGCACAGAGGACGAGCCCGAGTGCCACATGTGCTTCCACTTCCCCGTGATGCCGCGCATCTTCTACGCGATCCGGGACCAGCGGGCCACGCAGGTGCTCGACATCCTCGCGGACACGCCCGACATCCCGGCGTCCGGCGGGCAGTGGAGCACGTTCCTGCGCAACCACGACGAGCTGACGCTCGAGATGGTCTCGACCGAGGAGCGTGCGGCCATGTACGGCTGGTACGCGCACGACCCGCGCATGCGCGCCAACATCGGCATCCGGCGGCGGCTCGCGCCGCTGCTCGACAACTCGCGCAAGGAGATCGAGCTCGCGCACGCGCTCCTGCTCTCGCTGCCGGGCAGCCCGTGCCTCTACTACGGTGACGAGATCGGCATGGGCGACAACATCTGGCTGCCCGACCGCGACGCGGTGCGCACGCCGATGCAGTGGACGCCCGACCGCAACGCGGGCTTCTCCACGGCCGACCCGGGCAAGCTCTACCTGCCGCTCATCCAGTCGCTCGTGCACCACTACAACCACACGAACGTCGAGGCCCAGCTCGCCCAGCCGACGTCGCTGCTGCACTGGGTGCACGGCATGCTCGGCATCCGCAAGCTCCACCCGGCGTTCGGCACCGGGAACTTCGTCGCGCGACCGTGCGACGACGACGCGATCCTGGCCTTCACGCGCGCGTCGGCGGAGGAGGTGCTGCTCGTGACGGCCAACCTGTCGGCCACCGCCCGCTCGGCGACGATCACGCTGCCCGGCTTCGAGGGCTGGTCGCTCACCGACCTGTTCGGCGGCGGCCGGTTCCCCGCCGTCGGCCACGACGCGCGCGTGACGATGACGTGGGGCTCGCGCGAGTTCTACTGGCTGCTGCTCACCCCGCCCTCCCACGGGCACCGGGGCGGCGAGGGCTGA
- a CDS encoding maltokinase N-terminal cap-like domain-containing protein — translation MVDVAVVPAAEGPDPSVADLLAAWLPGRRWYPGGTGDVRAEPWLAVTFDDDGGTVGADVLVLLVRLTGPTLPGGEVVVQVPLVLTDADAPGPGYIGTVATPSGDVAVHDGAAHPACWIALLHSMGIGTDDVEGDAAALTRRGRVLAGEQSNTSVILPEVPSPGGSGGMLKILRTVAPGQHPDVVVPQALTEAGWDGVPRFLGALKIATPDDATVHLAILAELVPDAEDGFELACDVASRGESFAPLAADLGRVVAEMHAVLRRALPEGPPVDPRAFVAGLRRRAAAAVGEAPALAAREAEITALLDDLERRLVAAPSPVATQTIHGDLHLGQALHGATGWKILDFEGEPQRPVAERTAPDLPLRDVAGMLRSFGYAAAVGRAPDPAWETEAADAFLAAYRETVASGLEPDTDAAALTALVLDKALYEVVYETRQRPTWVGIPLAAVDRALGAVS, via the coding sequence ATGGTCGACGTCGCCGTCGTCCCCGCGGCCGAGGGACCGGACCCGAGCGTCGCCGACCTCCTGGCCGCGTGGCTGCCGGGCCGGCGCTGGTACCCCGGCGGCACGGGCGACGTGCGCGCCGAGCCCTGGCTCGCCGTGACGTTCGACGACGACGGCGGCACCGTCGGCGCCGACGTCCTCGTGCTGCTCGTGCGGCTCACCGGGCCGACGCTGCCCGGCGGCGAGGTCGTCGTCCAGGTGCCGCTCGTGCTCACGGACGCCGACGCCCCCGGCCCCGGCTACATCGGCACGGTCGCGACGCCGTCAGGCGACGTGGCGGTGCACGACGGCGCCGCGCACCCCGCGTGCTGGATCGCGCTCCTGCACTCGATGGGCATCGGGACGGACGACGTGGAGGGTGACGCGGCGGCGCTCACGCGCCGCGGCCGCGTGCTCGCGGGCGAGCAGTCCAACACCTCGGTCATCCTCCCGGAGGTGCCGTCGCCGGGCGGCTCGGGCGGCATGCTCAAGATCCTGCGGACCGTCGCGCCCGGGCAGCACCCCGACGTCGTCGTCCCGCAGGCGCTCACGGAGGCCGGCTGGGACGGCGTCCCCCGGTTCCTCGGGGCGCTCAAGATCGCCACGCCCGACGACGCCACGGTCCACCTGGCCATCCTCGCCGAGCTCGTGCCCGACGCCGAGGACGGCTTCGAGCTCGCGTGCGACGTCGCGAGCCGCGGCGAGTCGTTCGCCCCGCTCGCCGCCGACCTGGGCCGGGTCGTCGCCGAGATGCACGCCGTGCTGCGCCGCGCCCTGCCCGAGGGCCCGCCCGTCGACCCGCGCGCGTTCGTCGCGGGGCTCCGCCGGCGGGCGGCGGCCGCGGTCGGCGAGGCGCCGGCGCTCGCGGCGCGCGAGGCCGAGATCACCGCGCTGCTCGACGACCTCGAGCGCCGCCTCGTCGCCGCGCCGAGCCCCGTGGCCACGCAGACCATCCACGGCGACCTGCACCTCGGCCAGGCGCTGCACGGCGCGACGGGCTGGAAGATCCTGGACTTCGAGGGCGAGCCCCAGCGGCCCGTCGCCGAGCGCACCGCGCCCGACCTGCCGCTGCGCGACGTCGCCGGCATGCTCCGCTCGTTCGGCTACGCGGCCGCCGTGGGCCGCGCGCCCGACCCCGCGTGGGAGACCGAGGCCGCCGACGCGTTCCTCGCCGCGTACCGCGAGACGGTCGCCTCCGGGCTCGAGCCCGACACGGACGCCGCCGCGCTCACCGCGCTCGTGCTCGACAAGGCGCTCTACGAGGTCGTGTACGAGACGCGGCAGCGCCCGACGTGGGTCGGCATCCCGCTCGCGGCGGTCGACCGCGCGCTCGGCGCCGTCTCGTAG